In Arachis hypogaea cultivar Tifrunner chromosome 2, arahy.Tifrunner.gnm2.J5K5, whole genome shotgun sequence, a genomic segment contains:
- the LOC112758874 gene encoding putative phytosulfokines 6 isoform X2, protein MKQKIALLFFVLLLSSFSAYARLLLQQEGPKQGQNEVIIANTLVHTSHNDELKDDIKELMGYENCDEKNEECYGRRMTLEAHLDYIYTQNMQRCLTFSHTLNQKMMISIS, encoded by the exons ATGAAGCAAAaaattgctttgcttttctttgttctccttctttcttctttctcagcTTATGCTCGCCTTCTTTTACAACAAGAAGGCCCAAAACAAG GTCAAAATGAAGTGATCATTGCTAACACTCTTGTTCACACATCCCACAATGATGAGCTAAAAGATGATATTAAAGAA TTAATGGGATATGAAAAttgtgatgagaagaatgaagaatgctATGGTAGAAGGATGACTTTGGAAGCACATTTGGATTACATCTACACTCAAAAT ATGCAAAGGTGTCTCACGTTCAGTCACACACTGAA
- the LOC112758874 gene encoding putative phytosulfokines 6 isoform X1 yields MKQKIALLFFVLLLSSFSAYARLLLQQEGPKQGQNEVIIANTLVHTSHNDELKDDIKELMGYENCDEKNEECYGRRMTLEAHLDYIYTQNLLLVSMWIQNKMQRCLTFSHTLNQKMMISIS; encoded by the exons ATGAAGCAAAaaattgctttgcttttctttgttctccttctttcttctttctcagcTTATGCTCGCCTTCTTTTACAACAAGAAGGCCCAAAACAAG GTCAAAATGAAGTGATCATTGCTAACACTCTTGTTCACACATCCCACAATGATGAGCTAAAAGATGATATTAAAGAA TTAATGGGATATGAAAAttgtgatgagaagaatgaagaatgctATGGTAGAAGGATGACTTTGGAAGCACATTTGGATTACATCTACACTCAAAAT CTTCTGCTCGTCTCCATGTGGATTCAAAACAAG ATGCAAAGGTGTCTCACGTTCAGTCACACACTGAA